Proteins found in one Acidobacteriota bacterium genomic segment:
- a CDS encoding uroporphyrinogen-III synthase produces MITRARKQAGALADLLRKRGAVVSQVPTIEIRAPRSYRRLDAALADITRFDWLILTSVNGVDALFARLQRHKVPPETLRKLKVAAIGPATREALRAHGVPTDVMPQDYVAEAVVRELRYKVKGKRVLLVRARVARDVIPRELRRAGAKVTVVE; encoded by the coding sequence TTGATCACCCGGGCGCGTAAGCAGGCGGGCGCGCTGGCCGATCTCCTGCGCAAGCGCGGCGCAGTCGTGAGTCAGGTCCCTACCATCGAGATACGGGCGCCACGGAGCTACCGGCGGTTGGATGCGGCGCTCGCTGATATCACACGCTTCGACTGGCTCATTCTCACCAGCGTAAACGGCGTTGATGCGCTTTTCGCGCGGCTACAACGGCACAAGGTACCACCAGAAACACTTCGTAAACTCAAAGTCGCAGCGATCGGACCGGCGACCCGGGAGGCGCTGAGGGCTCACGGAGTGCCCACCGACGTGATGCCGCAGGATTACGTGGCTGAAGCAGTGGTGCGCGAACTTAGATACAAAGTAAAAGGGAAGCGCGTTCTGCTTGTGCGCGCTCGAGTCGCGCGCGACGTGATCCCGCGCGAGCTGCGTCGCGCAGGAGCGAAGGTGACCGTGGTGGAAG
- a CDS encoding TIGR00282 family metallophosphoesterase gives MRILFVGDVFGRAGRDILYKRLPELVREHRVDLTIVNGENAAAGFGITPQIAEDFFASGVDVITTGNHVWDKKEIYDYLAGSNGAAHAGRLLRPANYPATSPGHGLYEGKTKSGMAYAVINVQGRVFMVDNDDPFRAVDELLKRVKAKVVFVDMHAEVTSEKMAMGWYLDGRVTAVVGTHTHVPTADQRVLPGGTAFCTDVGMTGPYDSVIGVEKEQVLQRFLTNMPGKFSPASGDPWLCAVVVDADEHTGEARSIEHLILKDQAEGAARASEKK, from the coding sequence GTGCGCATCCTTTTCGTTGGCGACGTGTTTGGCCGCGCTGGGCGCGACATCCTCTATAAGCGCTTGCCGGAGCTTGTGCGCGAGCACCGCGTGGACCTCACCATCGTGAACGGCGAGAATGCCGCGGCCGGTTTCGGCATCACGCCGCAGATCGCAGAAGACTTCTTTGCCTCCGGAGTGGACGTGATCACCACCGGCAACCACGTCTGGGACAAGAAAGAGATCTACGACTACCTCGCGGGTAGCAATGGGGCCGCGCACGCGGGCCGGTTGCTGCGTCCGGCAAATTACCCCGCGACCAGTCCTGGTCACGGTCTTTACGAAGGCAAGACGAAATCAGGTATGGCGTACGCAGTGATCAACGTGCAGGGCCGCGTTTTTATGGTGGACAATGACGACCCTTTCCGTGCAGTCGACGAATTGTTAAAACGGGTGAAGGCCAAGGTGGTGTTTGTGGACATGCATGCTGAAGTCACTTCCGAGAAGATGGCGATGGGCTGGTACCTCGATGGGCGGGTGACGGCGGTTGTGGGGACCCATACCCACGTGCCCACGGCCGACCAACGCGTGCTGCCCGGGGGGACGGCGTTTTGCACAGACGTTGGCATGACCGGACCGTATGACAGCGTGATCGGCGTAGAGAAGGAACAGGTGCTGCAACGGTTCCTCACCAACATGCCGGGGAAGTTCTCGCCAGCAAGCGGCGACCCCTGGCTGTGCGCCGTTGTGGTGGACGCTGACGAGCACACCGGCGAAGCACGTTCGATCGAGCACCTTATCCTGAAGGATCAGGCGGAAGGCGCGGCGCGCGCATCCGAAAAGAAGTGA
- the hemA gene encoding glutamyl-tRNA reductase yields MSFQLIGVNHKSAPVEVREKLAIPESRLAEVTVRLAKHPGVAEAMVLSTCNRVELLTRTTNGHADLRGFLREHYQADVSAYSDCLYEREGPDAVRHIFRVAASLDSLVVGEPQILGQVKEAYATARAVGAVTSQLDVLIARSFAVAKRVRSETAVGSSAVSVASVAVELAKRIFGTLEGRSVYLIGAGKMSDLAARHLIAHGAGTIFVANRTFERAEELAKRFNGQAYLFEQLYETVDKADIVITSTGAPFAIFRKEHGKLFLERRKNRPMFFIDIAVPRDVDPEMARLDGIFVYDIDDLQHVVGEHVAGREHEAARAEQIVEEEVSKFQARLQTLSVVPTIVSLQEQLETIRQAEIDRVRGRLGKLTPEQELAVEAMTRGIVNKVLHAPITTLKSVAKEAEATTVIDMIRRVFNLHEKKAGEDR; encoded by the coding sequence ATGAGCTTCCAACTCATTGGCGTGAATCACAAGAGCGCGCCGGTCGAGGTGCGCGAGAAGCTTGCCATCCCCGAATCGCGCTTGGCCGAAGTCACGGTCCGGTTGGCGAAGCATCCAGGCGTTGCTGAGGCCATGGTGCTCTCGACCTGCAACCGCGTCGAACTGCTCACGCGCACGACGAATGGCCATGCCGACCTGCGTGGGTTCCTGCGAGAGCATTACCAAGCCGATGTTTCCGCCTACAGTGACTGCCTCTATGAGAGAGAGGGTCCCGACGCGGTGCGACATATCTTTCGCGTCGCCGCATCGCTGGATTCGCTGGTGGTCGGGGAGCCGCAGATCCTCGGGCAGGTGAAAGAGGCGTATGCGACAGCACGAGCTGTGGGCGCTGTCACCTCACAGCTCGATGTGCTGATAGCGCGCTCCTTCGCGGTAGCGAAGCGAGTGCGCTCCGAGACCGCCGTCGGTAGTTCGGCAGTCTCGGTAGCATCGGTGGCAGTCGAGTTAGCGAAACGGATATTCGGTACGCTCGAAGGCCGAAGCGTCTATCTGATAGGCGCAGGCAAGATGAGCGACCTGGCGGCCCGGCACCTTATTGCTCACGGGGCGGGGACGATATTCGTTGCGAATCGGACGTTCGAGCGCGCGGAGGAACTTGCGAAGCGCTTCAACGGCCAGGCATACCTTTTTGAGCAACTCTATGAAACAGTCGACAAAGCCGACATCGTGATCACCTCCACCGGCGCGCCCTTCGCCATCTTCCGCAAAGAGCACGGCAAGCTGTTCCTCGAGCGACGCAAGAATCGGCCCATGTTCTTCATTGATATTGCCGTGCCGCGGGACGTGGACCCGGAGATGGCAAGACTCGACGGCATCTTCGTCTACGACATCGATGACCTTCAGCACGTAGTGGGAGAGCACGTGGCGGGTCGCGAGCATGAGGCTGCGCGCGCCGAGCAGATCGTGGAGGAGGAAGTCAGTAAGTTCCAGGCTCGACTACAGACGCTCTCCGTGGTGCCGACGATCGTCTCGTTGCAGGAGCAGCTCGAGACTATCCGGCAAGCGGAGATCGATCGCGTGCGCGGCCGGCTTGGCAAGCTTACGCCCGAGCAAGAACTCGCGGTCGAGGCGATGACGCGTGGCATAGTGAACAAAGTGCTGCACGCGCCCATTACTACCCTCAAGTCGGTGGCCAAGGAAGCGGAGGCGACCACGGTGATCGACATGATCCGGCGCGTCTTCAATCTCCACGAGAAAAAAGCGGGCGAGGACCGTTGA
- the nagZ gene encoding beta-N-acetylhexosaminidase, with protein sequence MGFDGSSVGPSLRRILAETRPGGVILFARNLETARQTHQLLRSCRQDIGSPAFLCVDMEGGTVDRLKSVVCPVPAADDVFASADRGMFRAHGRIIGEECRALGFNTDFAPVLDLAFEASRAVLGSRAVSADPKKVAIYAGDFLRGLRDARVLGCGKHFPGLGEATLDTHHELPSVAKPWKELWKGDLAPYRALRAQLPFVMVGHAAYPEVGGDRAPASLSPKWMGEVLREKIGYRGLAISDDLEMGGVLAAASIEDAAVQTLRAGADLYLVCHDEAHVTGTYEAVVREAERDRKFALLIEGRARRVFAYKKRVAAWLRQSPAPTMRTVERLRTGVKKFEDALHRRLAF encoded by the coding sequence ATGGGATTTGACGGCAGTTCAGTCGGACCCTCCCTCCGCAGGATCCTGGCGGAGACAAGACCTGGCGGCGTGATCCTGTTCGCACGCAACCTGGAAACCGCGCGGCAGACGCACCAGCTGCTGCGCAGCTGCCGCCAGGACATCGGGAGTCCCGCGTTCCTTTGCGTGGACATGGAGGGCGGCACGGTCGATCGATTGAAGAGCGTTGTCTGTCCCGTGCCCGCCGCCGACGACGTGTTTGCGAGCGCCGACCGAGGAATGTTTCGCGCTCATGGGCGGATAATCGGCGAAGAGTGTCGGGCCTTGGGCTTCAATACAGACTTCGCGCCGGTGCTGGATCTGGCATTCGAGGCGTCCCGTGCCGTGCTTGGATCGCGTGCAGTCTCCGCGGATCCAAAGAAAGTAGCGATCTATGCTGGCGACTTCCTGCGCGGTCTTAGGGACGCGCGCGTCCTCGGTTGCGGCAAGCACTTTCCGGGGCTGGGCGAAGCAACTCTGGATACCCATCATGAATTACCGTCAGTCGCGAAGCCGTGGAAGGAGCTATGGAAGGGGGACCTCGCGCCGTATCGGGCGCTGCGGGCACAGCTTCCGTTCGTGATGGTTGGGCACGCGGCTTATCCGGAGGTTGGCGGTGACCGGGCGCCTGCCTCACTCTCCCCGAAGTGGATGGGAGAAGTCCTGCGAGAAAAGATCGGCTACCGCGGCTTGGCGATCTCCGACGACCTCGAGATGGGTGGTGTACTGGCTGCTGCATCGATTGAGGACGCAGCCGTTCAGACGTTGCGTGCCGGCGCCGACCTCTATCTTGTCTGCCACGATGAGGCGCACGTCACGGGTACCTACGAGGCAGTCGTAAGGGAGGCCGAGCGCGACCGCAAGTTCGCGCTCCTCATCGAGGGACGCGCGCGCCGCGTGTTCGCGTATAAGAAAAGGGTGGCAGCCTGGCTAAGGCAGTCGCCGGCGCCAACAATGAGGACGGTGGAACGACTGCGCACCGGAGTGAAGAAGTTCGAGGACGCGCTGCATCGGCGGCTGGCATTCTGA
- a CDS encoding cytochrome c biogenesis protein, translating to MPIFWLRVALLFYGVGTLYALSALARRSDTAARFLMPLAGLGLAFHFVSLTELTIQAGHFAPATLHQSESLLAFLLMLFFAAIFLRYRVTSQGIFVFPVVFLLTFAAAIAQEPPQFTSSPLLRKSWIIVHIALIFAGYALLFFSFVSSLLYILQERNLKAKKKGGVLSWLPPLETLDEIGYRSLLLGFPFMTFGLIAGAVVASAAFGPRFLLDPKILLSVLMWAVYMVLLYTRWNSGWRGRKAAYLVTCAFIAALAAWGANYISGVHSFVVRQ from the coding sequence ATGCCGATCTTCTGGTTGCGTGTCGCGCTCTTGTTCTACGGCGTGGGGACGCTCTATGCCCTGAGTGCCCTGGCGCGCCGGAGCGACACCGCAGCCCGCTTCCTGATGCCTCTCGCAGGCCTCGGGCTGGCATTCCACTTCGTCTCGCTCACCGAGCTGACGATCCAAGCCGGTCACTTCGCGCCGGCCACGCTCCACCAGTCCGAATCCCTACTGGCATTCCTGCTGATGCTGTTCTTCGCGGCGATCTTTCTGCGCTATCGCGTGACGTCGCAAGGCATCTTCGTGTTCCCGGTCGTCTTTCTGCTTACATTCGCGGCCGCGATCGCCCAGGAGCCACCACAGTTCACCAGCAGTCCGCTACTGCGCAAGAGTTGGATCATCGTCCACATCGCGCTGATCTTTGCCGGCTATGCGCTCCTGTTCTTTAGCTTTGTCAGCAGCCTTCTTTACATCCTGCAGGAGAGGAATCTCAAGGCGAAGAAGAAGGGTGGCGTGCTCTCGTGGCTGCCGCCGCTCGAGACGCTAGACGAGATCGGTTATCGCTCGCTGTTGCTTGGCTTCCCCTTCATGACCTTCGGCTTGATAGCCGGCGCCGTGGTGGCGAGCGCGGCGTTCGGACCGCGCTTCCTGCTCGATCCCAAGATCCTGCTCTCGGTCCTGATGTGGGCCGTTTACATGGTGCTGCTCTACACCCGGTGGAACTCCGGGTGGCGCGGCCGCAAAGCGGCATATCTGGTCACCTGCGCCTTCATTGCGGCCTTAGCCGCGTGGGGCGCGAACTACATCAGCGGCGTCCACAGTTTCGTGGTGCGGCAATGA
- a CDS encoding ABC transporter substrate-binding protein: protein MRRLLPLLLLLPLLACTAKPERQTLVMIIEASPANLDPRIGTDAASERIGSLIFDSLVQRDEHFNLRPALAERWEIPDPRTYIFHLRGGVRFHDGRPLTSRDVKWTFDSLLKGTVISARAGAYRLVDSVEATDDATVVFHLKEPYAPLLWNVSNGAMGIVPYGSGKDFNQSLVGSGPFKFVSAELDEEVVLARNDDYWGAKPKIPRLRFTVIPDSTTRALELDKGSADIAINSLTADTVATIERQKKLTVEQTAGTTLAYLAFNLRDPVLRDVRVRRALAYAIDRRPMIEYLWRGLARPANSVLPPQHWAYDGDVTRYDYDPAKARALLDEAGYKRVKSVRFHLTMKTSTEESTRLMAAVLQQQLREVGIALDIRTFEFATFYSDVQKGSFQLFSLRWIGGNEDPDIFEYVFYSTSTPPKRANRGYYVNSRADALIDAGRRELDQEKRKAIYAELQKILADDLPYINLWYLDNVAVHTARVTNVQVNPSGNYEFLRRAELR from the coding sequence ATGCGTAGGCTGCTGCCGCTATTGCTGCTTTTGCCGCTGCTTGCTTGCACCGCCAAACCTGAGCGGCAGACCCTGGTAATGATCATCGAGGCGAGTCCAGCGAACCTGGATCCGCGCATCGGCACCGACGCTGCCTCGGAGCGCATTGGCTCCCTGATCTTCGATTCGCTGGTGCAACGCGACGAGCACTTCAACCTCCGACCGGCCCTGGCGGAGCGGTGGGAGATCCCTGACCCAAGAACGTACATCTTCCATCTGCGTGGCGGGGTGCGCTTTCACGACGGTCGGCCGCTTACGTCGCGGGACGTGAAGTGGACCTTCGACTCGCTGCTGAAAGGCACGGTGATCAGCGCGCGAGCCGGAGCCTATCGGCTAGTCGATTCGGTCGAGGCGACGGACGACGCCACAGTGGTCTTCCATCTCAAGGAGCCGTACGCGCCGCTGCTGTGGAATGTCTCAAACGGCGCGATGGGCATCGTGCCTTATGGCAGCGGCAAGGACTTCAATCAATCGCTAGTCGGCTCGGGTCCGTTCAAGTTCGTGAGTGCCGAACTGGACGAGGAAGTCGTGCTCGCACGCAACGATGACTACTGGGGCGCCAAGCCGAAGATTCCACGCCTGCGTTTCACCGTGATCCCAGATTCCACTACCCGCGCCCTGGAGCTCGATAAAGGCAGTGCGGACATTGCTATCAACTCACTCACGGCCGATACCGTGGCTACGATCGAGCGCCAGAAGAAACTCACGGTCGAACAGACGGCTGGCACCACGCTCGCATATCTGGCGTTCAACCTTCGCGATCCAGTATTGCGAGACGTCCGGGTACGTCGCGCTCTGGCTTATGCCATCGATCGGCGTCCGATGATCGAATACCTATGGCGCGGCCTGGCGCGTCCGGCGAACAGCGTGCTGCCGCCACAGCATTGGGCCTACGACGGCGACGTGACGCGCTACGACTACGACCCAGCAAAGGCGCGCGCGTTGCTTGATGAGGCAGGCTACAAGCGGGTGAAGAGCGTGCGCTTTCACCTGACGATGAAGACATCGACGGAGGAATCCACGCGCCTGATGGCGGCGGTGCTGCAACAGCAGTTGCGTGAAGTGGGGATCGCGCTCGACATCCGTACTTTCGAGTTCGCAACCTTCTATTCCGACGTACAGAAAGGCTCCTTCCAGCTCTTCTCGCTGCGTTGGATCGGTGGGAACGAGGATCCCGACATCTTCGAGTACGTCTTCTACTCGACCAGCACGCCGCCCAAGCGCGCGAATCGCGGCTACTACGTGAATTCGCGTGCGGATGCGTTGATCGATGCCGGCCGACGCGAGCTCGACCAGGAGAAGCGCAAGGCCATCTACGCCGAACTGCAGAAGATACTGGCCGACGACTTACCGTACATCAATCTCTGGTACCTGGATAACGTCGCGGTGCATACGGCGCGGGTGACCAACGTGCAGGTGAACCCTTCGGGGAATTACGAGTTCCTGCGGCGGGCGGAGCTGCGCTAG
- a CDS encoding type II and III secretion system protein has product MSVRALIAVLLLAGLAWAGDPASPVCATGEFAAVSGCTPSASDIRDAQHAFTQGLKLEGQDKLDRAFTSFGLAQQLVPSHPEYISAREIVRQRMVMKHLERGNFFLAEKRQVEALAEFRSAVELDPTNDFAQQRLRDALGDDTPRISGSLRLAEESSETELAPQVGMRDFHYRGDTRGLIEEVARQFGVAAIFDASFTPRPIHFNVEGANFAAAMATAARVSKAFWVPLSPREMLVAADTSESRRQFERMSMRTYYLSGATSAEELNQVAGIFRNLFDIRFISLHPTQSVIQVRGPKSSLDAASRLIEDTARRRPQILLEVKAYEINRNLLRELGVALPLQFRIFNIPAAALALQQSPDLQQLINQLIASGGINQANSADVAALLAALKGQQGGIFSQSFATFGGGLSLSGISVSPITLNLNHHESQAKTLQHMTLRAGDGAPATFMIGTRYPVLNATFSPVFNTPALARVIGNSSFIAPFPSFTFEDLGITLKTTPRVHDAGEVTLALEASIKGLGGTSLNGIPVLTNREYKGSVRLKEGESAMILGYVTVAETKSLGGLPGLSLIPGLSFLTSSRHKEVQESEIMLMVTPHILSPGRAGSGPEVWLPPAARNQ; this is encoded by the coding sequence ATGTCTGTGCGCGCCCTCATCGCGGTGCTGCTGCTGGCGGGCTTGGCTTGGGCCGGAGACCCCGCCTCCCCGGTCTGTGCCACCGGGGAGTTTGCGGCGGTTTCCGGATGTACACCCTCCGCCAGCGACATCCGCGATGCCCAACACGCCTTCACGCAAGGGTTGAAGTTAGAAGGGCAAGATAAGCTCGACAGGGCATTTACGTCCTTCGGTCTGGCCCAGCAGCTGGTCCCGTCCCATCCGGAATACATCAGCGCTCGCGAGATCGTCCGCCAGCGGATGGTGATGAAACATCTCGAACGCGGCAACTTCTTTCTGGCGGAGAAACGGCAGGTCGAAGCGCTGGCCGAGTTTCGCAGTGCAGTGGAACTCGATCCCACCAATGATTTCGCTCAACAGCGACTGCGGGACGCCCTCGGTGACGACACCCCAAGGATCTCGGGATCCCTACGGTTGGCCGAGGAATCGAGCGAGACGGAGCTCGCACCGCAGGTGGGAATGCGCGACTTTCATTACCGTGGCGACACTCGTGGGCTGATCGAGGAGGTTGCGCGGCAATTTGGCGTGGCTGCAATCTTTGATGCTTCCTTCACGCCCCGTCCCATCCATTTCAATGTGGAAGGCGCCAACTTTGCTGCTGCGATGGCCACCGCGGCAAGGGTCTCGAAGGCTTTTTGGGTACCGTTGTCCCCTCGGGAGATGTTGGTTGCGGCCGACACGAGCGAGAGCCGTCGCCAGTTCGAACGGATGTCGATGCGTACTTACTATCTCTCGGGCGCGACCTCAGCCGAGGAGCTGAACCAGGTCGCCGGAATATTCCGCAACCTGTTCGATATCCGTTTTATTTCTCTGCATCCGACGCAGTCCGTCATCCAGGTGCGCGGCCCAAAGAGTTCACTGGACGCGGCCAGCCGGCTGATTGAGGATACGGCACGCCGGCGCCCGCAAATCCTGCTCGAGGTCAAGGCATACGAGATCAATCGCAACCTGCTGCGCGAGCTCGGCGTAGCCCTCCCGCTGCAGTTTCGCATCTTCAACATTCCGGCAGCGGCACTCGCGCTGCAACAGAGCCCGGATCTACAGCAACTCATCAATCAACTGATCGCCTCCGGGGGGATCAATCAGGCGAACAGTGCCGACGTGGCAGCCCTGCTTGCGGCACTGAAGGGCCAGCAGGGCGGAATCTTCTCGCAATCCTTTGCTACGTTCGGAGGCGGCCTCTCCTTGAGCGGCATCAGCGTGAGTCCGATCACGCTGAATCTGAACCATCATGAGTCCCAGGCCAAGACGCTTCAACATATGACGCTGCGCGCCGGGGATGGCGCACCTGCAACGTTCATGATCGGAACGCGGTATCCCGTCCTGAATGCGACGTTCTCGCCAGTATTCAACACGCCGGCGCTGGCACGGGTCATCGGGAACAGCAGTTTCATAGCGCCTTTCCCGTCATTTACGTTCGAAGATCTCGGTATCACGCTGAAGACTACGCCGAGGGTGCACGACGCCGGCGAGGTAACGCTGGCGCTCGAGGCCTCGATCAAAGGACTAGGCGGAACGAGCTTGAATGGGATACCGGTGTTGACGAACCGCGAGTACAAAGGAAGCGTACGGCTCAAGGAAGGGGAGAGCGCGATGATACTCGGCTACGTGACAGTAGCGGAGACCAAGTCGCTAGGCGGTCTGCCGGGACTCTCGCTGATCCCCGGCTTGTCGTTCCTGACCAGCAGCCGCCACAAGGAGGTGCAGGAGAGCGAGATCATGCTGATGGTGACTCCGCATATCCTGTCGCCAGGTCGGGCCGGATCCGGCCCCGAGGTGTGGCTACCACCGGCGGCAAGGAACCAATGA
- the hemC gene encoding hydroxymethylbilane synthase, whose product MPLLRIGSRGSQLALWQANHVAAELRSRGLEVEIQIIKTTGDKIANVALAQVGTKGMFTKEIEEALDAGTVDLAVHSLKDLPTELASQFEIAAITKREDPRDAFISAHHDSLAALPKGARVGTSSLRRQAQLRQLRADLELHPLRGNVDTRLRKLESGEYAAIILAAAGLNRLGLGGHVRAHFDPSEMCPAVGQGALAIEVRTGDRKVRDALAFLDSAEDRSATDCERAVLRTLGGGCQVPIGAYARVKGEEIAVMAVVADPSGGSVLRESRTGTDPERLGRSVGEALLARGATKILEQVYGKSVAAPEQP is encoded by the coding sequence ATGCCCCTCCTGCGGATCGGGTCCCGTGGTTCGCAGCTGGCCCTTTGGCAGGCAAACCACGTTGCCGCAGAGCTGCGTAGCCGCGGACTCGAGGTCGAGATCCAGATCATCAAGACCACAGGCGACAAGATCGCCAACGTCGCCCTGGCGCAGGTCGGGACGAAAGGCATGTTCACCAAAGAGATCGAAGAGGCGCTCGACGCCGGAACTGTGGATCTGGCGGTCCACTCGCTCAAAGACCTACCGACTGAGTTAGCTTCACAGTTCGAGATCGCCGCCATCACCAAACGGGAAGATCCGCGCGACGCGTTCATCTCTGCTCACCATGACTCATTGGCCGCGCTGCCCAAGGGCGCTCGTGTGGGAACCAGCAGTCTGCGGCGGCAAGCGCAGCTGCGACAGCTTCGCGCCGATCTGGAGTTACACCCTTTGCGGGGCAATGTGGATACTCGGCTGCGCAAACTTGAATCGGGCGAATATGCGGCCATCATCCTGGCGGCAGCGGGATTGAACCGTTTGGGACTTGGAGGCCACGTTCGCGCCCACTTCGATCCAAGCGAGATGTGCCCGGCGGTGGGGCAAGGGGCGCTGGCGATCGAGGTCCGCACCGGCGACCGTAAGGTGCGCGATGCGCTAGCCTTCCTTGATTCCGCCGAAGATCGCTCCGCCACTGACTGCGAGCGTGCTGTGCTCCGAACTTTGGGGGGAGGATGCCAGGTGCCGATCGGCGCCTACGCACGTGTCAAAGGCGAAGAGATCGCTGTGATGGCCGTCGTTGCCGATCCATCCGGAGGAAGCGTTCTGCGGGAAAGCCGCACCGGCACGGATCCTGAGAGGCTCGGCCGGAGTGTGGGGGAGGCATTGCTGGCGCGAGGAGCTACCAAGATCCTCGAGCAGGTCTACGGCAAGAGCGTGGCAGCGCCTGAGCAGCCGTGA
- a CDS encoding anhydro-N-acetylmuramic acid kinase, producing the protein MIVAGVMSGTSADGIDVAIVRLLGHGLATRVKLLGHTHVEYPPAVRAVVLAAMNASMANVADLARLNFTLGELYAEAVIEARHKVGVKVDLVGCHGQTIYHQGVSAPYLGGPIACTWQTGEGAIIAVRTGAPVVSDFRPADMAAGGKGAPLVPFLDYLLYRHRKRNRIAQNIGGIANLTVIPADAKPQQIVAFDTGPGNMVIDACMQHLFGQQFDRNGELAATGKPLPRALTEALHDPYFRMRPPKTAGREEFGRGFVRVFLRHCGRARKEDMIATATALTAVSIAESVRRFALSRFGPGPVEMIASGGGTKNRTLIRMLGDQLTPIGVTLRTIDELGLPSDAKEAVAFAVLAYQTWHREPSNMQSATGAKRPAILGKISYA; encoded by the coding sequence ATGATAGTGGCCGGGGTGATGAGCGGAACTTCCGCCGACGGCATCGACGTCGCCATCGTTCGTTTGCTTGGGCATGGACTGGCGACGCGGGTGAAGCTCTTAGGGCACACCCACGTGGAGTATCCGCCCGCGGTGCGGGCGGTCGTGCTCGCGGCGATGAACGCTTCGATGGCGAACGTGGCCGACTTGGCACGGTTGAACTTCACCCTCGGCGAGCTCTATGCCGAAGCCGTGATCGAGGCGCGGCACAAGGTAGGGGTAAAGGTGGATCTTGTCGGCTGCCACGGGCAGACGATCTATCACCAAGGCGTGTCGGCGCCGTACCTCGGTGGCCCAATCGCCTGCACCTGGCAGACCGGAGAGGGCGCCATCATAGCCGTCCGGACAGGTGCGCCGGTCGTCTCGGACTTTCGCCCGGCCGACATGGCCGCGGGTGGCAAGGGAGCACCGCTGGTCCCATTTCTCGACTACCTCCTCTACCGTCATCGCAAGCGGAACCGCATTGCGCAGAATATCGGTGGGATCGCGAACCTTACTGTCATCCCTGCGGACGCGAAGCCGCAACAAATCGTCGCCTTCGATACTGGTCCGGGAAACATGGTCATCGACGCTTGCATGCAGCACCTTTTTGGCCAGCAGTTCGACCGAAATGGCGAGCTCGCAGCGACCGGAAAGCCCCTGCCGAGGGCACTGACAGAGGCGCTTCACGATCCCTACTTCCGAATGCGGCCCCCGAAAACCGCGGGCAGGGAGGAGTTTGGCCGGGGATTCGTTCGCGTCTTCCTGCGGCATTGCGGTCGCGCGCGCAAGGAAGACATGATTGCGACCGCCACAGCGTTGACGGCGGTGTCCATCGCCGAGAGTGTGCGCCGGTTCGCGTTGTCACGTTTTGGACCTGGCCCAGTGGAGATGATCGCCTCAGGCGGTGGGACGAAGAACCGCACGCTGATACGAATGCTGGGCGATCAGCTCACTCCGATCGGAGTCACCCTGCGGACCATCGACGAGCTCGGCCTTCCCTCAGATGCGAAAGAGGCGGTCGCCTTTGCAGTCTTGGCATATCAGACCTGGCATCGCGAACCATCGAACATGCAGTCCGCGACGGGAGCCAAGCGTCCCGCTATCTTGGGGAAGATCTCGTATGCGTAG